In Parageobacillus sp. KH3-4, the genomic window TCGTCCGTCACGTCCGATTTTAATCCAAAACATTGTTAAGCTGTTTGAAAAAGTAAGACCGGATACGCTGTTAGTGCAAGCTGATTTTAAAATTCGCGACGTGTCTCCCATTGGAATGGCGGCTATTAAATATTTTAAACACGGAAAATCATCGTATACGGAAGTGTTGGAATGGGCGAAAGACCAAAAAATCGATACGCTTTTTTACATTACCGATGTCACAGGCTATTTTTATGAAGAATTGGAAGTCGATTATGAAGTGTTTTGGCTTGTTCCGGATGATTATATGCCGCGTGTGCCGTTTGGAAAGCCGATTCGCGTTGCCTAGACGGACAGAACGCCTTAAACCAGAGAGAGGTGCAAGGCGTTCTGTTTTTTTTATTTTATATTAAACGGGCCCCCGTATTATTGCTGGATCATGGGAAAGCACAACTGTTTTTCCGTCATTTTTAAGACTTAATACATGTTATGAAATATAACAAAATATATGCAGAAATCGTTAACAAAATAAAATTAATGTTGCAAACACGTTTTAAATGTAATATATTTTTACATATAAAGTTATAAAATATAACAGAAAGGGAGAGAGGAAAGATGGACGAAAAAATGTTGTCGGCAGGACTTGATGCGCTTTGGGTGATGGTGAGTGCGATACTAGTGATCAGCATGCAGGCAGGATTCGCTTTGTTGGAAGCGGGATCGACAAGAATGAAAAATTCCGGTCATGTGGCAGGAAAACAAATATTGAGTTTTGCGATTGCCTCGCTCGCGTTTTGGGCGTTTGGTTTTGCGATTACGTTCGGTGCGGGAAACCGGTTTATTGGAACGGAAGGATGGTTTTTGCAAGGAGATGAAAAGACGTTTGCTTCGCTTTCATGGGCTAACGTTCCGCTCTCGTTGAAGTTTTTGTTTCAGTTGGGCTTTGCCGGGGTATCGCTGGCAATCGCGTGGGGAGGCTTTGCAGAACGAGCGAAATTATCCGTCTATTTTCTATTTGGGACGATTTTTATGATTGTGATTTATCCAGTGATTGGCCACTGGGTATGGGGTGGCGGCTGGCTTGGTGAAATCGGAATGCAAGATTTTGCCGGTTCTACCGTCGTTCATTTGCAAGGAGCGATTGCCGCGTTGATTGCCACGATTTTGCTTGGACCCCGGATCGGAAAATTTAATAAAGATAAAACGCCGAACGTCATTCCGGGACATAACCAAGTATATACCGTGATCGGCGGCTTGATTTTATGGATCGGCTGGTTCGGATTTAATGCAGGAAGCACGATGGCGGTAGGCGACGGATTTTTCGGCCATGTCGCGCTGACGACTAATTTGGCAGCCGCGGCAGGAGCAATTGCGGCTATTTTAACAGCGAAAATCATGATAGGAAAAGCGGACATTCCAGCGATGGTCAACGGTGTGCTTGCAGCATTAGTGGCGATTACTGCGGCGTGCGCGTTCGTGGAAGCTTGGGCAGCGGTAGTGATCGGAGCAGTAGCCGGCTCATTGACATTTTGGACATCGATTTATTTTGAACGAAAAGGCATTGATGATCCGATTTATGCGTTTTCGGTGCATGGCATCGCTGGCATCATCGGTACAATTTCGACCGGGTTTTTCGCTGCGCCTCGTTTAGTCGAAATAACAGGTATCGGCAAGGCAGGGCTGTTGTATGGCGGCGGATTCCATCAATTAATCGTGCAGACGGTCGGAGTGCTGGGAGCAATGGTATATGTGGCAGCGGTATCGTTTATCGTGTTGTTTGGATTAAAGAAAACGATCGGATTGCGTGTGACAGCAGAACAAGAAATTTCCGGATTGGACATTAGTGAGCACGGTTCGTACGGTTATCCGGAGCAGCTTGATCCAGCTTATCAGTCCAAGCCACTTACTCAATAACGTTTATTTCGCCGCGCGTTTTCGAAGGAAGAAAAATGATGGAATCATTATATGAGTTAATTAAGCAAATGGAACAGACAAAGACAATCGGAGAGCTTCGCGTTTGTCATTCCGAACTTGCCAGGCGGTTGCGCCTTGTTTTGCGATGGGAGCGGCTTGAATCGCTTTCCCATATCGTCAGCGATGCGCACGATGTTCTCATGAAGCGGGCGTTTCAGTTCGCGGAAGAAGAAACGCTGCGCGCAGCGGTAGGCCTTCGTCCGAGAAAATGGTGTTGGTATGTGATGGGAAGCTTGGGGAGGCGGGAGCCGACCATATGGACAGACCAAGATAATGGCATTTTGTTTGAATGCGGCGAGCATGAAGAAAAAGAATGTTACGAATTTGTCCGTCATGTGGCGGCAGTTGGAACGAATTTTTTATATGAAATTGGCTATCCGTATTGCCCAGGCTACGTGATGGCGACGAACAAGCGGTGGGGGCAGTCGCTTCATGACTGGGAGAATCAAATCAAAGCGTATATTCGCGACAGTCTCCCCAATGATATTCGTTTTTTATTCATCGCGATCGATATGCGGCCTATCTATGGAAACAGTCAGCTTGTTATTGACAGAAGACAGGCGCTGTTTGACTGGATCCACCGTGAGCCGCAGCTGCTTCGCCGAATGGGGGAACATGTGATGTTTCCTACCGTACCGCTAGGCTGGTTCAATAACGTTCAAATCGAGCGGTGGGGGGCGTATAGCGGAGCAATTCATATGAAACATGGCGGTTACGTGCAAATCATCAACTCATTAAAATGGTTATCTTGTTTTGCCAATATTTCTGCGGCGACGACGCTGGAACGATGGCGCGAGATCACGAATCATGAGCTGTTGCCTTTGCCGCTGGCGAAGGAAGCAAAGGAAGCGCTGTCGATTTACTACTACGTTCGGCTAAAGTATGCGACAGAAGCTGGAACCGATCGCGACTATGTGTTATGGCGCACGCTTGAAGCAAATGAGCAGAAATGGCTGAAAAAAGCGATGAAAACAGCAAAAAGGCTGCAGCGGTTTGTCGCGCGACAGGCAGGTGGTAAGTAAAATGGAAGGACAGCATCGTTTTTGGCAGCGGGCGCTTCGCTTTTTGTCACTCGGAATACCGCACGGGAATGTCCCGTCAGCGTTTGCTGACGGGGAACATTCATTCCAGCAGGAAATGTGGCTCCGCGCGTTGCGAAAAGAGCAGCAAAAAAAGCAAATCGATATGAGCATGCCACTTGATGAAGTCACGTTTATGATCATTGACATGGAAACAACCGGGTTTTCGCCGCAGCACGGCGATGAAATTTTGGCGATGGCCGCGGCAAAAACGGTGCGCGGAGCAGTAGAAGAGACGTATTACACGCTTGTTTGCCCGGAAAAAGCGATTCCGCCGCACATTTCCGCGTTGACGGGAATTAAAGCAAAAGATGTGCAGTATGCTCCGCGGCTGCAGGAGGCGATGCGTTCGTTTTTATCTTTCATCAGCGGAGGAGTAATGATCGGATACCATATCGGCCATGATTTATCGTTTTTGAATCATTTCCTTTGGACATATTACCGGACAAAATGGACAGCGCGTTTTTTCGATATGCAGCCCATTGCAGAAATGGTGCAGCACCGATTGTTTCCTACATTGGATGATGCGTTGCGGCATTATGGGATTTCTTGCGAACGACGGCATACAGCAGATGGTGACGTATGGGCGATGGTAGAGCTATGGGCGCGGCTATTGCAAGAATTAAAAAGCAAAAACATCGAAACGCTGTATGATTTGTATAGTGCGCTAAGCAAACGATAAAAGGCGGTCACCCAAAATAGGTGATCGCCTTTTCATTACAGAGGTTTTGTTGGGGTCGGCTTTGCATAACCTTCTTTATATTTTTCATCAATTATTTGGCGAATTTCTTTTGCCGATTTTCCTTGTTCATACAAAGCGATGGATTCCGCCGCGATTTCAAGGCAGACGCCGCATTTTGTCGCATGGTCGTCCCAAACGATAGAGCCGTCTTTTTTCGTCTCGTGAACGAAACAATCGTAGTTATTTTGATGACCGGCCGATTCGCCGCAGCCGCAGTAGCAAGGAATATGCTCGAGCAAGTCTTTATGCTTGGCGGCTTGTTGGTACAAAACGGCCATATCTTCTTCAAAATTGTTTAAAAATTTAGGAAGGTGGTCGATCGATTTCGTCGTTTCGCGGATATCTCCGGAATTGGTTGTATATGTCGTGGAATGGTCATGCTTCGCTTTGTTCGCTTCGCCATCGGAACAAGCGCCCATGATGACGCCAAATGAAAGCAGACACGCTGCCATAATGGCGGTTCGCTTCATGTCATTCTT contains:
- a CDS encoding VWA-like domain-containing protein encodes the protein MKWQRALLALLKERKDHSIALAIDTSNRPSRPILIQNIVKLFEKVRPDTLLVQADFKIRDVSPIGMAAIKYFKHGKSSYTEVLEWAKDQKIDTLFYITDVTGYFYEELEVDYEVFWLVPDDYMPRVPFGKPIRVA
- a CDS encoding ammonium transporter, with protein sequence MDEKMLSAGLDALWVMVSAILVISMQAGFALLEAGSTRMKNSGHVAGKQILSFAIASLAFWAFGFAITFGAGNRFIGTEGWFLQGDEKTFASLSWANVPLSLKFLFQLGFAGVSLAIAWGGFAERAKLSVYFLFGTIFMIVIYPVIGHWVWGGGWLGEIGMQDFAGSTVVHLQGAIAALIATILLGPRIGKFNKDKTPNVIPGHNQVYTVIGGLILWIGWFGFNAGSTMAVGDGFFGHVALTTNLAAAAGAIAAILTAKIMIGKADIPAMVNGVLAALVAITAACAFVEAWAAVVIGAVAGSLTFWTSIYFERKGIDDPIYAFSVHGIAGIIGTISTGFFAAPRLVEITGIGKAGLLYGGGFHQLIVQTVGVLGAMVYVAAVSFIVLFGLKKTIGLRVTAEQEISGLDISEHGSYGYPEQLDPAYQSKPLTQ
- a CDS encoding DUF294 nucleotidyltransferase-like domain-containing protein, with protein sequence MESLYELIKQMEQTKTIGELRVCHSELARRLRLVLRWERLESLSHIVSDAHDVLMKRAFQFAEEETLRAAVGLRPRKWCWYVMGSLGRREPTIWTDQDNGILFECGEHEEKECYEFVRHVAAVGTNFLYEIGYPYCPGYVMATNKRWGQSLHDWENQIKAYIRDSLPNDIRFLFIAIDMRPIYGNSQLVIDRRQALFDWIHREPQLLRRMGEHVMFPTVPLGWFNNVQIERWGAYSGAIHMKHGGYVQIINSLKWLSCFANISAATTLERWREITNHELLPLPLAKEAKEALSIYYYVRLKYATEAGTDRDYVLWRTLEANEQKWLKKAMKTAKRLQRFVARQAGGK
- a CDS encoding exonuclease domain-containing protein translates to MEGQHRFWQRALRFLSLGIPHGNVPSAFADGEHSFQQEMWLRALRKEQQKKQIDMSMPLDEVTFMIIDMETTGFSPQHGDEILAMAAAKTVRGAVEETYYTLVCPEKAIPPHISALTGIKAKDVQYAPRLQEAMRSFLSFISGGVMIGYHIGHDLSFLNHFLWTYYRTKWTARFFDMQPIAEMVQHRLFPTLDDALRHYGISCERRHTADGDVWAMVELWARLLQELKSKNIETLYDLYSALSKR
- a CDS encoding PCYCGC domain-containing protein, which translates into the protein MKRTAIMAACLLSFGVIMGACSDGEANKAKHDHSTTYTTNSGDIRETTKSIDHLPKFLNNFEEDMAVLYQQAAKHKDLLEHIPCYCGCGESAGHQNNYDCFVHETKKDGSIVWDDHATKCGVCLEIAAESIALYEQGKSAKEIRQIIDEKYKEGYAKPTPTKPL